In Tubulanus polymorphus chromosome 2, tnTubPoly1.2, whole genome shotgun sequence, a single window of DNA contains:
- the LOC141898279 gene encoding ubiquitin carboxyl-terminal hydrolase 14-like has product MSVFKVNVKWGKQKFEAIECDMTEPPLVFKAQLYALSGVEPARQKVMMKGSVIKDDEWGKVKLKDGVTLLMMGSADALPQEPAQKITFWEDMNEQQMAAAHHLPPGLTNLGNTCYMNATLQCLRSVPELQDALKQYNGRLDSSVAGESITAAMKSLFLMMDKESTSIPPIIFLQILHNAYPIFGEKSERGVFMQQDANECWTEIVRCLQQKLPLQAIESSQGDTVGASSAGGFIDKYMGIEFDTTMKCVECDDEPVNKSHETLYQLSCFIVQEVKYMHTGLKSRLQETITKNSSFLGRDAQYVKTSKISRLPGYLPIQFVRFYYKEKEAINAKILKDVKFPLKLDVFDLCTEELQQKLLPMRAKFKERGDAMVEEQKPNKKKPVTDADSTEPMDETKKTKKEPFSFPDDVGSNNSGYYELTAVLTHQGRSSSSGHYVAWVRRKGDDWLMFDDDKVAAIKSEDILKLSGGGDWHCAYVLLYSSMVYEYEED; this is encoded by the exons ATGTCGGTATTTAAAG TAAATGTAAAATGGGGGAAACAGAAATTTGAAGCTATAGAATGTGATATGACTGAGCCGCCTTTAGTATTCAAAGCTCAACTCTATGCTTTATCAGGTGTTGAACCTGCGCGACAGAAAGTGATGATGAAGGGATCTGTAATTAAG gatGATGAATGGGGTAAAGTAAAGCTCAAAGAT GGGGTAACTTTGCTAATGATGGGCTCTGCAGATGCTCTCCCGCAAGAACCAGCTCAGAAAATAACATTTTGGGAAGATATGAATGAACAACAAATGGCAGCAGCA CATCATCTACCACCAGGTTTGACGAATCTGGGAAACACGTGTTATATGAATGCTACACTTCAGTGTCTTAGATCTGTACCAGAACTTCAAGATGCACTTAAACA gTATAATGGTAGACTAGACAGTTCAGTGGCCGGTGAATCAATCACTGCAG CTATGAAAAGTTTATTCTTGATGATGGATAAAGAATCGACAAGCATTCCGCCTATAATATTCCTACAGATTTTACACAATGCCTACCCAATCTTTGGAGAGAAATCTGAAAGAGGTGTTTTCATGCAGCAA GATGCTAATGAATGTTGGACTGAAATTGTGAGATGTCTGCAACAAAAGTTACCTTTGCAAGCAATTGAAAGCTCTCAG GGAGATACAGTAGGTGCCAGTTCAGCAGGTGGATTCATAGATAAATACATGGGTATTGAATTTGATACGACTATGAAATGTGTAGAATGTGATGATGAACCTGtcaataaatcacatgaaacTTTATATCAACTGAGTTGTTTCATCGTGCAAGAAGTGAAATATATGCACACTGGTTTAAAATCG AGGCTCCAAGAAACCATTACAAAGAATTCCTCATTTTTAGGAAGGGATGCCCAATACGTAAAAACT AGTAAAATTAGTCGATTACCAGGATACCTTCCAATACAGTTTGTTAGATTCTATTATAAAGAAAAAGAAGCAATTAATGCAAAGATATTAAAG GATgtaaaatttcccttgaaattAGATGTTTTCGATTTATGCACTGAAGAATTACAACAGAAATTACTTCCTATGAGGGCCAAATTCAAGGAACGGGGAGATGCAATGGTGGAAGAG cAAAAACCCAACAAAAAGAAACCTGTCACTGATGCTGATAGCACTGAGCCAATggatgaaacaaaaaaaacaaagaaagAACCATTCTCATTTCCGGATG ATGTGGGTTCTAACAACAGTGGCTATTATGAATTGACTGCTGTTTTGACTCATCAAGGAAGATCTAGTTCAAGTGGTCATTATGTCGCATGGGTGCGCAGGAAAGGAG ATGACTGGCTCatgtttgatgatgataaagtTGCGGCTATTAAATCTGAGGATATACTGAAGCTATCTGGTGGAGGTGATTGGCACTGCGCTTATGTGTTACTTTACTCATCAATGGTCTATGAATATGAAGAAGATTAG
- the LOC141899430 gene encoding uncharacterized protein LOC141899430, protein MMINCSSNNETFHDNPASADSVRPRNSMSLDNMCSVLYKNPNDILLQGVNFVRSRVLPSGNVCNYEFQTRRKSAVELLAESKSQYVKTDSVLNNNQLLKNWQSLHIFDSHNKVSDVATDPVTPRKMSLPNLRLPAANTQRSVFRGSTPHLPEGAASPLVQSRLHTERNCGNEIFMESEDCDACNCYQSLECMADSNVASEDMEVDVEVKPLDWRERPLCSFSDVDSYRDDESDIREDISDCVQIKQYLPKPVQRSKSDLTHRYSHTGSDLSDIGSKRSRNSTDLEKFFNEMGLEKSVLEPMLKATKKDSHLKCYDSVSSVASPDARSVASRKSLQEGKSATEKPIGPMNIIERDARIIKWLCNVKKARSKSTAN, encoded by the exons atgatgataaactGCAGCAGTAACAATGAAACATTCCATGATAATCCTGCCTCAGCTGATTCGGTCCGTCCACGAAATAGCATGTCTTTAGACAACATGTGCTCAGTACTTTACAAAAATCCAAATGATATTCTTCTTCAGGGAGTGAACTTCGTCCGCAGTCGTGTATTACCCTCAG gtaatgtttgtaattatgaATTTCAAACGAGAAGAAAGAGTGCTGTTGAATTGCTTGCAGAGTCTAAATCTCAATACGTCAAAACCGATAGTGTTCTCAATAACAATCAGCTCCTAAAAAACTGGCAAAGTCTACATATTTTCGACAG CCATAATAAAGTATCCGATGTTGCAACAGACCCAGTAACGCCGAGGAAAATGTCGTTGCCTAATTTACGTTTACCAGCAGCCAATACGCAGAGGTCTGTATTTCGTGGTAGTACCCCTCATTTGCCAGAAGGGGCGGCATCTCCACTTGTACAATCTCGCTTACATACCGAAAGAAACTGCggtaatgaaatattcatggaAAGTGAAGATTGCGACGCTTGTAACTGTTATCAGTCACTGGAATGTATGGCAGATTCAaatgtggcaagtgaggacaTGGAAGTTGATGTGGAAGTGAAACCGCTAGATTGGCGGGAGCGCCCCCTGTGTTCATTCTCTGATGTCGATAGTTACCGCGATGATGAATCGGATATTCGTGAAGACATAAGCGATTGCgttcaaataaaacaatatttaCCGAAACCGGTTCAGCGGTCAAAGTCAGATCTCACGCACCGGTATTCACATACCGGTTCTGATCTCTCGGACATTGGCTCAAAACGGTCACGTAACAGCACCGACCTGGAGAAATTCTTCAACGAAATGGGACTGGAGAAATCAGTTCTGGAACCAATGCTCAAAGCAACGAAGAAAGACTCGCATTTAAAGTGTTACGACAGCGTAAGCTCGGTGGCCTCGCCTGACGCACGAAGTGTGGCTAGTCGTAAGAGTTTACAAGAAGGCAAATCAGCGACTGAGAAGCCGATCGGTCCGATGAATATTATAGAACGAGATGCTCGAATTATTAAATGGTTATGTAATGTGAAAAAAGCACGATCAAAAAGCACGGCTAACTGA
- the LOC141900477 gene encoding uncharacterized protein LOC141900477 yields the protein MDHCDNLEVSTNRQLLKETMQLMKNIGSFSNDQAIVVRENDCLNRFKLRIKPNDGLYEGGTFEFEVILADDYPLTSPTANCLTPIYHPNMNPDQSYMGSNSNICLSLIDEWFEGELRPTLEDLVQGILFLFYQPNLEDTLSTIIEDGADYKKFAENVRKSLRGGDVDGVWFTRNLPEDPSQTENKLSEPLENVSNNSTEEPDILMTVVATRLQRCAHH from the exons ATGGATCACTGCGATAATCTCGAGGTTTCCACGAATCGCCAGTTGTTAAAAGAAACAATGCAACTTATGAAGAATATCGGTAGTTTCTCGAACGATCAAGCAATTGTCGTTCGCGAAAATGACTGTCTTAATCGTTTCAAACTGCGTATAAAACCAAATGATGGACTATATGAGGGTGGTACATTCGAATTTGAA GTGATTTTGGCCGATGATTACCCTCTAACTTCTCCGACTGCCAACTGCTTGACACCGATTTACCATCCAAACATGAATCCGGATCAGTCATATATGGGCAGcaattcaaacatttgtttGTCCCTAATAGATGAGTGGTTTGAAGGGGAACTACGGCCAACTCTGGAAGATTTAGTTCAAGGCATATTGTTTTTATTCTACCAACCAAATCTAGAGGATACTCTATCAACAATCATCGAGGACGGTGCCGATTACAAAAAGTTTGCTGAAAACGTCAGAAAATCTCTAAGGGGTGGCGATGTGGATGGGGTTTGGTTTACAAGGAATTTACCAGAAGATCCATcccaaactgaaaataaactcTCCGAACCGTTGGAGAATGTGAGTAATAATTCCACAGAGGAACCCGACATTCTAATGACAGTTGTTGCAACCAGACTACAACGATGTGCTCACCACTAA